The genomic window GGCCCGCTGGGTCTCCGGGCTCAGATGCGGCTCCAGGGCGTCGTAGCCGTCCAGACCGGGGATGGGCAGCAGGTTGAGTATCACGGCCATGATCTGTAGGAAGCCCAGAAACGCGACGCCCGCCCACAGCACCCAGTGGTTCGGGTCGAACAAGAACCGGGTCAGTGTCAGCAACAGCACCGCGAGCACCACGTTGGCCGCCGGGCCCGCGAGGCTGACCAGGGTGCGGCGCGTCGGCGTCATGAACCAAGTCCGCAGATAGACCGCGGCCCCCGGCAGGCCGATCCCGCCCAGCGCGATGAACACCATCGGCAGCAGCAGCGACAGCCCGGGATGGGAGTAGTGCCGCGGATCCAGGGTCAGGTAACCGCGGACCGCGTCGTCGCGGTCGCCGAAATGCCAGGCGGTCGCCGCGTGCCCGAACTCGTGCAGGCACAGCGAGACCAGCCAGCCGGCGATCACGAAGACGAATACGCCGGCGTAGGCCAGCGGGCGGGCGGTCGCCCCGGCCAGCCAGGCCAGCAGGGCCCCCACGGCCGTCACGCCGACGAGAGCCAAAAAGATGGGGCTGGGCCGGACCGATCCTCGGGCTCTGGGGAAGCTCACCGGATGAAACTACCGGACCAGCAACCAGCCTTCGACGTGGCGGTAGAACGTCGATCGGCGCGCGCTGCGGGGCGCGCGCACGCCGTCACGCACCACCACGACACCGGTGCTGCCCAGCTGCGCGGCGCGGCCGGCGACCCAGCGGCGCCAGGATCGGTGCGGGCCGTGGACGGAGGTGCGCAGGCCTGGCACGGCCAGGGTCGGTTCGATGCGGACGCCGGCCGCATCGCCGTCGAACAACACCGTGTCGTCTACGACCGCCTCGCCGTGCAGCGGCTGCCCCGGAGCGGGCGGCAGCCAATCGGCCCGC from Mycobacterium shigaense includes these protein-coding regions:
- a CDS encoding site-2 protease family protein, which produces MSFPRARGSVRPSPIFLALVGVTAVGALLAWLAGATARPLAYAGVFVFVIAGWLVSLCLHEFGHAATAWHFGDRDDAVRGYLTLDPRHYSHPGLSLLLPMVFIALGGIGLPGAAVYLRTWFMTPTRRTLVSLAGPAANVVLAVLLLTLTRFLFDPNHWVLWAGVAFLGFLQIMAVILNLLPIPGLDGYDALEPHLSPETQRAVAPAKQYAVFILLFLFLAPAVGQWLYGLSAWFFEFSGVPVLLATAGNSLTRFWSQWF